In Alphaproteobacteria bacterium, the following proteins share a genomic window:
- a CDS encoding glucan biosynthesis protein — protein sequence MDTRWTVWPAAIRPAKGLIVLLVATAAILAGPPASGQTPTPSAGTLAGSLADSLFEQVAAQAENMANAPFQTADVELTGALADIDYDAYRTIRFRKDQALWRDETPFSVELFHLGFLFRTQVQINLVDESGTHALPFDQTLFDYGQSGIGEALGSANSDAAAAIGYAGFKILYPLHRPDVRDEVAVFLGASYFRLLARNQVYGLSARGLALGTASPEGEEFPTFREFWLVKPAADSGTITVYALLDSPSLTGAYRFDIRPGAQTVVDTRLRLFARADEPLRPGLAPLTSMFLYGENRRPYHDDYRPEVHDSDGVLMHTARGEWLWRPVANPARLRVTTLLDDAAGGPAGFGLMQRDRDFANYLDSEAHYERRPSLWVEPVDGWGPGAVHVVEIPSPEEINDNIVAFWQPAAPLTRQAPLEVRYRQYALSTMPDGHGHMGHAVRTREGWASVPGSAVKPPRTVRRLVVDFTGGALDGLDPSQPVAADLQVTGALARVDHVAAVPGTDLWRVSFTITPDGGDAVDMRLFLSLNGQRLSETWTAVWSRHDLR from the coding sequence ATGGACACGAGATGGACAGTTTGGCCGGCGGCCATCCGCCCGGCAAAGGGACTGATTGTGCTGCTTGTGGCGACGGCGGCTATTCTCGCCGGCCCGCCGGCCAGCGGCCAGACCCCCACCCCATCAGCCGGCACCCTGGCCGGCAGCCTGGCTGATAGCCTGTTCGAGCAGGTGGCGGCGCAGGCCGAAAACATGGCCAACGCGCCCTTCCAGACCGCCGATGTGGAGCTGACCGGCGCCCTGGCGGATATTGACTATGACGCCTATCGCACCATCCGCTTCCGCAAGGACCAGGCGCTGTGGCGCGACGAAACACCGTTCTCCGTCGAACTGTTTCACCTGGGGTTCCTGTTCCGGACACAGGTTCAGATCAATCTGGTTGACGAATCCGGGACTCATGCCCTGCCTTTCGACCAAACGCTCTTCGACTATGGCCAGAGCGGTATTGGCGAGGCCCTGGGCAGCGCCAACAGCGATGCGGCTGCGGCCATCGGCTATGCCGGATTCAAGATTCTCTATCCGCTGCACCGGCCGGATGTGCGGGATGAGGTGGCAGTCTTTCTCGGTGCGTCCTATTTCCGGCTGCTGGCGCGCAACCAGGTCTATGGCCTGTCGGCACGCGGCCTGGCGCTGGGCACCGCCAGTCCCGAGGGCGAAGAATTCCCCACCTTCCGCGAGTTCTGGCTGGTCAAGCCGGCAGCGGACAGCGGGACGATCACGGTCTATGCCCTGCTGGACAGCCCCTCGCTGACCGGTGCCTACCGGTTTGACATCCGGCCGGGCGCGCAGACGGTAGTGGACACGCGCCTTCGTCTGTTCGCCCGCGCGGACGAGCCGCTGCGGCCGGGCCTGGCGCCGCTGACCAGCATGTTTCTCTATGGCGAGAACCGCCGCCCCTATCACGACGACTACCGCCCGGAAGTGCACGACTCCGACGGTGTGCTGATGCACACCGCCCGCGGCGAATGGCTGTGGCGGCCGGTGGCCAATCCGGCCCGTCTGCGGGTCACGACCCTGCTGGATGACGCGGCAGGCGGTCCGGCCGGTTTCGGCCTGATGCAGCGTGATCGGGACTTCGCCAACTATCTGGACAGCGAGGCGCACTATGAACGCCGGCCCAGTCTGTGGGTGGAGCCGGTGGACGGCTGGGGCCCCGGCGCCGTGCATGTGGTGGAAATTCCCAGCCCCGAAGAGATCAACGACAATATTGTCGCCTTCTGGCAGCCGGCCGCGCCACTGACACGCCAAGCGCCACTGGAGGTTCGCTACCGCCAGTATGCGCTGTCGACCATGCCGGACGGGCACGGCCACATGGGCCATGCGGTGCGCACGCGCGAAGGATGGGCATCGGTGCCCGGATCGGCCGTGAAGCCGCCGCGTACGGTGCGCCGCCTGGTGGTGGATTTCACGGGCGGCGCACTGGACGGGCTCGACCCGAGCCAGCCGGTCGCCGCCGACCTGCAGGTGACAGGGGCGCTGGCCCGCGTGGATCACGTGGCGGCGGTGCCCGGGACCGACCTGTGGCGCGTCTCGTTTACCATCACGCCGGACGGCGGCGATGCGGTGGACATGCGTCTGTTCCTGAGCCTCAACGGCCAGCGCCTGAGCGAGACATGGACCGCGGTGTGGAGCCGTCATGACCTCCGCTGA
- a CDS encoding RidA family protein translates to MAGRIAARLSELAITLPEAPPPAANYVPWVRSGNQVIVAGQIPVRDGKRPYVGKLGGGVSNADGQAAARLCAINLLAQVRAAVDGDLDRVVRVLRLGGFVNATADFTEHPAIINAASDLMVEVFGEAGRHARFAVGAPSLPFDVAVEIDGLFEVR, encoded by the coding sequence ATGGCCGGACGCATTGCTGCCCGTCTCTCAGAACTCGCCATCACATTGCCCGAGGCGCCGCCGCCGGCGGCCAACTATGTGCCATGGGTGAGAAGCGGCAATCAGGTCATCGTCGCCGGCCAGATTCCGGTCCGGGACGGCAAGCGGCCCTATGTGGGCAAGCTGGGTGGCGGTGTCAGCAACGCCGACGGCCAGGCGGCGGCGCGGCTGTGCGCCATCAACCTGCTGGCCCAGGTGCGGGCGGCGGTGGACGGCGATCTGGACCGGGTGGTGCGGGTCCTGCGGCTTGGCGGCTTCGTCAACGCCACGGCCGACTTTACCGAGCACCCGGCGATCATCAACGCCGCCTCGGACCTGATGGTGGAGGTGTTCGGCGAGGCCGGACGCCACGCCCGTTTCGCGGTGGGCGCGCCGAGCCTGCCGTTCGACGTGGCGGTGGAGATCGACGGCCTGTTCGAGGTCCGGTGA
- a CDS encoding vitamin B12-dependent ribonucleotide reductase, whose translation MRFERRFTTAGRSPYEGIAFRRAASEIRNPDGSIVFSQKDIEVPADWSQVASDVLAQKYFRKAGVPAALKPVEEADIPDWLWRHEADSAALASLNPDSRNGGERSARQVFDRLAGTWTYWGWKGGYFSSEEDARTFFDEMRFMLARQMAAPNSPQWFNTGLHWAYGIDGPSQGHFFVDELAAGGASGEAQASMSSYARPQPHACFIQGVSDDLVNEGGIMDLWTREARLFKYGSGTGSNFSAIRGEGESLSGGGRSSGLMSFLKIGDRAAGAIKSGGTTRRAAKMVCVDLDHPDIEKFINWKVIEEQKVAALVAGSKLANRCLNAIMAACHEAVALDEAARFDPKRNPVLKKAIREARRAMLPENYVARVIQFARQGYTEIHFPTYDTDWDSDAYLTVSGQNANNSVRVTNAFLEAVEADRDWALIRRTDGDVSHTLPARALWEQISHAAWASADPGVQYDSTINEWHTCPEDGRINASNPCSEYMFLDDTACNLASLNLMAFQAEDGTLQVDAFEHAVRLWTVVLEVSVLMAQYPSRTIAERSWRYRTLGLGYANLGGLLMASALPYDSVEGRALAGAITALMTGVSYATSAEMASELGPFPGYARNAEAMLRVVRNHRRAAHGQGSGYEGLSVAPVPLDSAHCPEPEVTFAAERAWDRALELGETHGFRNAQVSVIAPTGTIGLVMDCDTTGIEPDYALVKFKTLAGGGYFKIINRTVPDALRRLGYDEREISDIISHAVGHGSLKDAPGINHKRLKALGFAEAQIERLEHSLASAFDIRFAFNKWTLGEDFCIRVLGLDKAAMDDVTFDMLPALGFSGAEIEAANAYCCGTMTLEGAPHLKPEHLPVFDCASPCGRTGTRSLSVESHIRMMAAAQPFISGAISKTINMPNSATVDDCGAAYVLSWRLGLKANALYRDGSKLSQPLNASLLGEADTDEEDEDQTATVAERVAGAPATERAAVVAERIIERVVERISRKPLPSRRKGYTQKAVVGGHKVYLRTGEYEEGGIGEIFIDMHKEGASFRSLMNNFAIAISIGLQYGVPLEEYVEAFTFTRFEPQGMVEGNDAIKMATSVLDYIFRELAISYMGRDDLAHAVPDDMAHDAMGGGEAQSRLMHAEAEAWRSRVSSGFIRNRLTVVEGGQTSRPLATARLHDDEAAATGTHGAGQTVTARHSESRSVSDTINGGGGTATIATTVADSVTVTSAGTIANQAGQRRAEARMKGYEGDSCPECGNFTLVRNGTCLKCVTCGSTTGCS comes from the coding sequence ATGCGCTTTGAACGCCGATTCACCACCGCCGGCCGGTCACCCTATGAGGGGATCGCCTTTCGCCGGGCGGCCAGCGAGATCCGCAATCCCGATGGCTCCATCGTATTCAGCCAGAAGGATATTGAGGTTCCCGCGGACTGGAGCCAGGTGGCATCGGATGTTCTGGCCCAGAAGTATTTCCGCAAGGCCGGTGTCCCGGCGGCGCTGAAGCCGGTTGAGGAGGCTGACATCCCCGACTGGCTGTGGCGCCACGAAGCGGACAGTGCGGCGCTTGCCAGCCTCAATCCGGACTCACGCAACGGCGGCGAACGCAGCGCCCGGCAGGTCTTTGACCGTCTGGCCGGCACCTGGACCTACTGGGGCTGGAAGGGTGGCTATTTCTCGTCCGAGGAAGACGCCCGGACCTTCTTCGACGAAATGCGCTTCATGCTGGCCCGGCAGATGGCCGCACCCAATTCGCCGCAGTGGTTCAATACCGGCCTGCACTGGGCCTATGGCATTGACGGGCCGTCGCAGGGCCATTTCTTCGTGGACGAGCTGGCCGCCGGCGGCGCCAGCGGCGAGGCGCAGGCATCGATGTCGTCCTATGCCCGGCCGCAGCCCCATGCCTGCTTTATCCAGGGCGTCAGCGACGATCTGGTCAATGAAGGCGGCATCATGGACCTGTGGACGCGCGAGGCGCGACTGTTCAAATACGGCTCCGGCACCGGCTCCAATTTCTCCGCCATTCGCGGTGAAGGCGAGTCGCTGAGCGGCGGTGGCCGTTCATCCGGCCTGATGAGCTTTCTCAAGATCGGCGACCGGGCGGCGGGCGCCATCAAGTCCGGCGGCACCACGCGACGGGCGGCCAAAATGGTGTGCGTCGACCTGGACCATCCGGACATCGAGAAGTTCATCAACTGGAAGGTGATCGAAGAGCAGAAGGTGGCCGCCCTGGTGGCCGGCTCCAAGCTGGCCAATCGTTGTCTCAACGCCATCATGGCGGCGTGCCACGAGGCGGTGGCGCTGGACGAGGCGGCGCGCTTTGACCCCAAGCGCAACCCGGTGCTGAAGAAGGCGATCCGCGAGGCACGGCGCGCCATGCTGCCGGAAAACTATGTGGCGCGGGTGATCCAGTTCGCCCGTCAGGGCTATACCGAGATTCACTTCCCCACCTATGACACGGACTGGGATTCCGACGCTTATCTGACGGTCAGCGGTCAGAACGCCAACAACTCCGTGCGCGTCACCAACGCCTTCCTGGAGGCGGTGGAGGCGGATCGCGACTGGGCCCTGATCCGGCGCACCGACGGCGACGTCTCGCACACCCTGCCGGCGCGCGCCCTGTGGGAGCAGATCAGCCATGCGGCCTGGGCCTCGGCCGACCCCGGCGTGCAGTACGACAGCACCATCAACGAGTGGCACACCTGCCCCGAAGACGGCCGCATCAACGCGTCCAATCCGTGTTCGGAGTACATGTTCCTGGACGACACCGCGTGCAATCTGGCCAGCCTCAACCTGATGGCCTTCCAGGCCGAGGACGGCACCCTGCAGGTGGACGCGTTCGAACATGCGGTCCGGCTGTGGACGGTGGTGCTGGAAGTCTCCGTGCTGATGGCGCAATACCCGTCACGGACCATCGCCGAACGGTCATGGCGCTATCGCACACTGGGCCTTGGCTACGCCAATCTGGGCGGGCTGCTGATGGCCTCGGCCCTGCCCTATGACAGTGTGGAGGGACGGGCCCTGGCCGGCGCCATTACGGCGCTGATGACCGGCGTTTCCTATGCCACATCGGCGGAGATGGCGAGCGAACTGGGGCCCTTCCCGGGCTATGCCAGGAACGCCGAGGCCATGCTGCGGGTGGTCCGCAACCACCGCCGCGCGGCGCACGGCCAGGGCAGCGGCTATGAGGGTCTGTCGGTGGCGCCGGTGCCGCTGGATTCCGCTCATTGCCCCGAGCCGGAAGTGACCTTCGCCGCCGAGCGGGCCTGGGACCGGGCGCTGGAGCTTGGCGAAACCCACGGCTTCCGCAACGCCCAGGTCAGCGTCATTGCGCCGACCGGCACCATCGGCCTGGTCATGGACTGCGACACCACCGGCATCGAGCCCGACTATGCCCTGGTCAAGTTCAAGACCCTGGCCGGCGGCGGCTATTTCAAGATCATCAACCGCACGGTGCCCGACGCCCTGCGCCGCCTTGGCTATGACGAGCGGGAGATCAGCGACATCATCTCCCATGCGGTCGGCCATGGCAGCCTGAAGGACGCGCCGGGCATCAACCACAAGCGGCTGAAGGCCCTGGGTTTTGCCGAGGCGCAGATCGAGCGCCTGGAACACAGCCTGGCCAGCGCCTTCGACATCCGCTTCGCCTTCAACAAATGGACCCTTGGCGAGGACTTCTGCATCCGGGTTCTGGGCCTCGACAAGGCGGCGATGGACGATGTCACCTTCGACATGCTGCCGGCGCTGGGCTTCAGCGGGGCGGAGATCGAAGCGGCCAACGCCTATTGCTGCGGCACCATGACCCTTGAAGGGGCGCCGCATCTGAAGCCCGAACACCTGCCGGTGTTCGACTGTGCCTCGCCGTGCGGCCGCACCGGCACCCGCTCGCTGTCGGTGGAAAGCCATATTCGCATGATGGCCGCGGCGCAGCCCTTCATCAGCGGCGCCATATCCAAGACCATCAACATGCCCAACAGCGCCACAGTGGATGATTGCGGCGCGGCCTATGTGCTGTCCTGGCGGCTTGGCCTCAAGGCCAATGCGCTTTACCGCGACGGCTCCAAATTGTCGCAACCGCTCAATGCCAGCCTGCTGGGCGAAGCGGATACCGATGAGGAAGATGAGGACCAGACGGCGACGGTGGCCGAACGGGTCGCCGGCGCGCCAGCGACCGAACGCGCCGCGGTGGTGGCCGAGCGCATCATCGAGCGAGTGGTGGAACGGATCAGCCGCAAGCCCCTGCCCTCGCGGCGCAAGGGCTATACCCAGAAGGCAGTGGTCGGCGGCCACAAGGTCTATCTGCGCACCGGCGAATATGAGGAAGGCGGCATCGGTGAAATCTTCATCGACATGCACAAGGAAGGGGCCAGCTTCCGCTCTCTCATGAACAACTTTGCCATCGCCATTTCCATCGGCCTGCAATACGGCGTGCCGCTGGAGGAATATGTAGAGGCCTTTACCTTCACCCGTTTCGAGCCGCAGGGCATGGTCGAAGGCAATGACGCCATCAAAATGGCGACCAGCGTTCTGGACTATATCTTCCGCGAGCTGGCCATCAGCTATATGGGTCGCGATGACCTGGCCCATGCGGTGCCCGACGACATGGCGCACGACGCCATGGGCGGTGGCGAGGCGCAGAGCCGGTTGATGCACGCCGAGGCGGAAGCCTGGCGCAGCCGGGTCAGCAGCGGCTTCATCCGCAACCGCCTGACGGTGGTGGAAGGCGGCCAGACGTCGCGGCCGCTGGCCACCGCGCGCCTGCACGATGATGAAGCGGCAGCCACCGGCACCCATGGCGCAGGCCAGACCGTGACCGCCCGGCACAGCGAGAGCCGCAGCGTCAGCGACACCATCAACGGCGGCGGCGGGACCGCCACAATCGCCACGACGGTGGCCGACAGTGTGACGGTGACCAGCGCCGGCACCATCGCCAATCAGGCCGGGCAGCGCCGGGCCGAAGCCAGAATGAAGGGGTATGAGGGTGATTCCTGTCCCGAGTGCGGGAACTTCACCCTGGTGCGTAACGGCACCTGCCTCAAATGTGTCACCTGCGGCTCCACCACGGGCTGCAGCTGA
- a CDS encoding GNAT family N-acetyltransferase, with product MPDGADPVQIRVIDSIATLDAGQWDALADPAGNPFVGHAFLLALEESGSAVASQGWQAQHLAVEDGEGRLIAAAPMYLKSHSQGEYVFDHGWAQAWEQAGGRYYPKLQAAVPFSPVPGPRLLTGGAIDTPRLRQALAAAMMEVARRMDLSSVHVTFCREDEQAALVEAGFLPRLGMQYHWHNDGYETFDDFLGALNSRKRKAIRKERAAVVREGLIVRALNGDDIKPRHWDAFFHFYMDTSDRKWGYPYLTREFFARLGETMANQVVLIMAEDDGQPVAGALNLVGRDCLFGRNWGCIADFRFLHFEACYYQAIDYAIAHGLSRVEAGAQGQHKVQRGYLPVATHSAHWIRDEGFRQAVENFVRREERAMRHEMEAVATQSPFRQEGDGKH from the coding sequence ATGCCCGACGGCGCCGATCCGGTGCAGATCCGGGTCATTGACAGCATCGCCACTTTGGATGCCGGCCAGTGGGACGCACTGGCCGATCCGGCGGGCAACCCGTTTGTCGGCCATGCCTTTCTGCTGGCCCTGGAGGAAAGCGGATCGGCCGTCGCCAGCCAGGGCTGGCAGGCGCAGCACCTGGCGGTGGAGGATGGCGAAGGGCGGCTGATCGCCGCCGCGCCGATGTATCTCAAAAGCCATTCCCAGGGCGAGTATGTGTTCGACCATGGCTGGGCCCAGGCGTGGGAGCAGGCCGGCGGCCGGTATTATCCCAAGCTGCAGGCGGCGGTGCCCTTTTCGCCGGTGCCGGGGCCACGGCTGCTGACCGGCGGCGCGATTGACACGCCGCGCCTGCGCCAGGCGCTGGCCGCCGCCATGATGGAGGTGGCGCGGCGCATGGACCTGTCAAGCGTCCACGTGACCTTCTGCCGGGAGGACGAGCAGGCAGCGCTGGTGGAGGCCGGGTTCCTGCCGCGCCTTGGCATGCAGTACCACTGGCACAACGACGGCTATGAGACGTTCGATGATTTTCTCGGCGCCCTGAACAGCCGTAAACGTAAAGCCATCCGCAAGGAACGCGCGGCGGTGGTGCGCGAAGGCCTGATCGTGCGGGCGCTCAATGGCGACGACATCAAACCGCGCCACTGGGACGCCTTCTTCCATTTCTACATGGACACCAGCGATCGCAAATGGGGCTATCCCTATCTGACGCGGGAGTTCTTTGCCCGGCTGGGCGAAACCATGGCCAATCAGGTGGTGCTGATCATGGCCGAGGACGATGGCCAGCCGGTGGCCGGCGCCCTCAATCTTGTGGGACGCGACTGCCTGTTCGGCCGCAACTGGGGCTGCATCGCCGATTTCCGCTTTCTCCATTTCGAGGCCTGCTACTACCAAGCCATCGACTATGCCATCGCCCACGGTCTGAGCCGGGTCGAGGCCGGCGCCCAGGGCCAGCACAAGGTGCAGCGCGGCTATCTGCCGGTGGCCACCCACTCCGCCCACTGGATCCGCGACGAGGGATTCCGCCAGGCGGTGGAGAACTTCGTCCGGCGCGAGGAACGCGCCATGCGGCACGAGATGGAGGCGGTGGCGACGCAATCCCCGTTCCGCCAGGAGGGTGACGGAAAGCACTGA